A genomic stretch from Bacteroidota bacterium includes:
- a CDS encoding lmo0937 family membrane protein, translated as MGGLLYTIAVILIIIWAIGFFAYSVGSIIHILLVIAVIAIILRVIQGKRPV; from the coding sequence ATGGGAGGCCTATTATACACTATCGCAGTAATACTTATTATTATTTGGGCAATTGGATTTTTTGCCTATAGCGTTGGATCTATTATTCATATACTTTTAGTAATTGCTGTAATTGCTATTATCTTGAGAGTTATACAAGGAAAAAGACCAGTTTAG
- a CDS encoding VCBS repeat-containing protein, with the protein MKKCLLISYIVISNITFAQTPEILWSFDMNDMAFGQAAAADVNGNGFLDVCFSTYRNDGLLYMLEGDGSIIWTYDIGGCGDAAPVIYDVDMDGDLEVILAGSCNPTTFCIDADSGFVQWQTPMRGSDSPPVIGDVDNDGKPEIIHGQFGGYVLCLNGEDGSVVWELEVDPDSWIQTEPALLDANGDGQLDFVIATWSFGVNHKLFCYNGNDASLIWQSDAPEDVIYHGVSFGDMDNDGIVELVIGDYAGILHCFNATNGELNWEYQFPSNSYYIGAPTSMADLNNDGFLEVVFNDWFQIGAVDHNGELLWSYNIPDYGQAFRGIALADINGDAYPDLTFCSSEGKIISLRGENGAFIKNIDLKADFGDDDFELEFAPLIADFNNDGILDAFVAGGHAEYPDVENNFGRVYMVTWGEGNGPEWKMFRRDYHRSACICNDSLLNPQEPVAILNIRPTDMYQLYPNPAYDQLHIEINGNVQKTIILVDVMGRTIKTYSIYENNFDLDISMLPAGIYSIEILQGNDSATQLFVKE; encoded by the coding sequence TTGAAAAAATGCTTACTGATATCTTACATAGTGATAAGTAATATCACTTTCGCTCAAACCCCAGAAATACTTTGGTCCTTTGATATGAATGATATGGCATTTGGGCAAGCTGCGGCTGCCGATGTTAATGGCAACGGATTTTTGGATGTATGTTTCAGCACTTATCGCAATGATGGGTTATTATACATGCTAGAAGGGGACGGCTCCATTATATGGACTTATGATATTGGCGGCTGCGGAGATGCTGCACCAGTTATTTATGATGTGGATATGGACGGTGATTTGGAAGTGATACTTGCAGGATCTTGCAATCCAACTACATTTTGTATTGATGCGGATAGTGGTTTTGTACAATGGCAAACTCCAATGCGTGGAAGCGATTCACCTCCTGTTATAGGAGACGTGGACAACGATGGTAAACCGGAAATTATTCACGGGCAATTTGGTGGTTATGTGTTGTGTCTGAATGGTGAAGATGGTTCGGTAGTTTGGGAATTAGAAGTAGATCCTGACTCATGGATACAAACAGAACCCGCTTTGTTGGATGCAAATGGCGATGGACAATTGGATTTTGTTATAGCTACATGGAGCTTTGGCGTTAACCATAAATTATTCTGCTATAATGGAAATGATGCATCCTTGATCTGGCAAAGTGATGCACCTGAAGATGTGATTTATCATGGTGTATCATTTGGCGATATGGATAATGATGGAATAGTTGAATTAGTAATTGGTGATTACGCAGGCATACTTCATTGTTTCAATGCAACAAATGGTGAACTCAACTGGGAATATCAATTTCCTTCTAACTCATATTATATAGGTGCGCCTACTTCTATGGCAGATTTAAATAATGATGGATTCTTGGAAGTAGTTTTTAATGATTGGTTTCAAATAGGTGCCGTTGATCATAATGGAGAATTATTATGGAGCTATAATATTCCTGATTATGGACAAGCATTTCGTGGAATTGCACTTGCAGATATAAATGGAGATGCTTATCCTGACCTTACATTTTGCTCAAGCGAAGGAAAAATAATTTCATTAAGAGGAGAGAATGGTGCTTTTATAAAAAACATAGATTTAAAAGCGGATTTTGGTGATGATGATTTTGAATTGGAGTTTGCACCACTGATTGCGGATTTTAATAACGATGGAATATTAGATGCATTTGTAGCCGGTGGTCATGCAGAATATCCGGATGTAGAAAATAATTTTGGTAGAGTATATATGGTTACTTGGGGAGAGGGAAATGGTCCGGAATGGAAAATGTTCCGTCGAGACTATCATCGCTCAGCATGTATTTGTAATGATAGTTTGTTGAATCCTCAAGAACCTGTGGCTATCCTAAATATTCGGCCAACAGATATGTATCAATTATATCCAAATCCTGCATATGATCAATTACATATTGAGATAAACGGTAATGTGCAAAAAACAATTATTTTGGTTGATGTTATGGGTAGAACAATCAAAACATATTCTATCTATGAAAATAATTTTGATTTAGATATCTCAATGTTGCCTGCAGGAATTTATTCTATTGAAATACTGCAAGGAAATGATTCAGCCACGCAATTATTTGTAAAAGAATAA
- a CDS encoding UvrB/UvrC motif-containing protein produces MNIEELNNLYHTFFNLQTPLAYRQFIHGIKQVKGEGYRFILKNKHGNNNLYNSDADRLTKQLELIQSEKDEALKGENYEEAAKFRDEELQIQQQLKNTSPSVHSTFNLSKLDSKTIEFTPDIDNLVNTILADLISHI; encoded by the coding sequence ATGAATATTGAGGAACTGAATAATTTATACCACACATTTTTTAATCTCCAAACACCACTTGCATATCGTCAATTTATACATGGAATAAAACAAGTGAAAGGAGAAGGATATCGGTTTATCCTAAAAAATAAACATGGGAATAATAACCTATACAACTCAGATGCAGACAGATTGACGAAGCAATTAGAACTTATTCAAAGTGAAAAAGATGAAGCATTGAAAGGGGAAAATTATGAAGAAGCAGCAAAATTTCGAGATGAAGAATTACAGATTCAGCAGCAATTAAAAAATACTTCACCATCTGTACATTCCACTTTTAATCTCTCTAAATTAGATTCTAAAACTATTGAATTTACTCCCGATATTGATAATCTGGTAAATACCATTCTCGCTGATTTGATTTCGCATATTTAA
- a CDS encoding alpha/beta hydrolase, whose translation METSILKYKDSYIHYSTFGNGSETLLAFHGFGESSNSFHCLNASLGFKFTVYSFDLPYHGDTIWNESNHFTHTDLECIITMFTSEKSIQHFSVLGFSMGGKFAMAVAFYMTERIVNLFLLASDGIRTKKLYNIAVYPKWGRYLFKTTISRPTWFFNFIHFLNRRKLISPWLHKFTMNHMDTEQKRKRLFDSWISMVDFKVNVIELKQKLNDNAVHIYLFFGERDEVIPVSVGEYFAKGLLNCRLVILPRGHYFIDELLNAEITKVLA comes from the coding sequence ATGGAAACCAGCATTTTAAAATACAAGGACTCATACATTCATTACTCCACTTTTGGCAATGGTTCTGAGACACTATTAGCCTTTCATGGATTTGGCGAATCATCCAATAGTTTTCATTGTCTCAATGCTTCATTGGGTTTCAAGTTTACTGTTTACAGTTTTGATTTGCCCTATCATGGAGATACTATCTGGAATGAATCAAATCATTTTACCCACACAGATTTGGAATGTATCATTACAATGTTTACCTCTGAAAAATCTATACAACATTTTTCTGTACTTGGATTTAGTATGGGCGGAAAATTTGCGATGGCAGTTGCTTTTTATATGACGGAGCGTATTGTAAATTTATTCCTATTGGCAAGTGATGGAATTCGTACAAAAAAATTATACAACATAGCGGTTTATCCAAAATGGGGAAGGTATTTGTTTAAAACAACCATTAGCCGCCCCACATGGTTTTTTAACTTTATACATTTCTTAAATCGCAGAAAATTAATTTCCCCCTGGCTACATAAATTCACAATGAATCACATGGATACTGAACAGAAACGCAAAAGATTATTTGACTCCTGGATTTCTATGGTGGATTTTAAGGTGAATGTTATTGAATTAAAACAGAAACTAAATGATAATGCTGTGCATATATATTTATTTTTTGGTGAAAGGGATGAAGTGATTCCTGTTTCTGTGGGAGAATATTTTGCAAAAGGATTATTGAATTGCCGTTTGGTTATTTTACCACGTGGACATTATTTTATTGACGAATTATTGAATGCCGAAATAACAAAAGTGCTTGCATGA
- a CDS encoding glycosyltransferase, with amino-acid sequence MNVLTIITLLFTVAYVALISYYYSGWRRLRLFVPVPGNLQTLVTIIIPARNEAHNIKGLLESIDAQNFNKKFLDVIVVDDFSTDNTAAMVRKSGYSYVRLISLADYVPVDFPLKAYKKKAIEVAIENAKGELMITTDADCRPGSNWLFATVSMYEKYKPVMIAGPVNFFYDSSFLGKFQTLDFLSLVGIAGASIRNGFYNLCNGANLAFTKQAFKAVDGYNDIDYIPTGDDMMLMHKLGKKFPGKIMFNKCVEAIVYTHTEKDFSTFWRQRVRWTSKSTHYEDKRITWILIFAYLFNALLLLNLILGLFQPHYLRLAMGQFLMKICIDTLFTYSVTKFFKRENFLWLVLPMQVAHVIYILFIGPAGAAGKYYWKGREVRTNANK; translated from the coding sequence ATGAATGTATTGACAATTATCACTTTACTATTTACCGTTGCGTATGTAGCATTAATAAGTTATTACTACAGCGGGTGGCGACGACTTCGCTTGTTTGTACCTGTTCCCGGCAACTTGCAAACACTGGTTACGATTATTATTCCTGCACGCAATGAAGCACATAATATCAAAGGCCTTCTGGAAAGTATAGATGCACAGAATTTTAATAAGAAATTTTTAGACGTAATAGTTGTAGATGATTTTTCTACTGACAACACCGCTGCTATGGTGCGTAAAAGTGGATATAGTTATGTGCGATTAATTTCACTTGCCGATTATGTACCTGTTGATTTTCCTTTAAAAGCATATAAAAAGAAAGCGATTGAAGTGGCTATAGAAAATGCGAAAGGTGAATTAATGATTACAACAGATGCGGATTGCAGACCGGGAAGTAATTGGCTGTTTGCTACCGTATCCATGTATGAAAAATATAAACCGGTGATGATTGCCGGACCTGTGAATTTTTTTTACGACAGTTCTTTTCTCGGAAAATTTCAAACATTAGATTTTTTAAGTCTTGTTGGAATTGCAGGTGCTTCTATTCGCAATGGTTTTTATAATTTGTGTAACGGAGCGAATCTCGCATTTACAAAACAAGCTTTTAAAGCAGTGGATGGCTATAATGATATTGATTATATCCCTACCGGAGATGATATGATGTTGATGCATAAACTGGGGAAAAAATTTCCCGGTAAAATAATGTTTAATAAATGTGTGGAGGCAATTGTATATACGCATACTGAAAAAGATTTCAGCACTTTTTGGCGGCAGCGTGTTCGTTGGACATCCAAGTCAACACACTACGAAGACAAGCGCATTACATGGATTTTAATATTCGCTTATTTATTTAATGCATTGCTATTATTAAATCTCATCTTAGGATTGTTTCAACCACATTATCTGCGCTTGGCAATGGGTCAATTCCTGATGAAAATTTGTATAGATACGTTATTTACTTATTCGGTAACCAAATTTTTTAAACGTGAAAATTTTTTATGGCTAGTGCTTCCGATGCAGGTGGCTCATGTAATTTATATTTTATTTATTGGCCCTGCTGGTGCCGCCGGAAAATATTACTGGAAAGGAAGAGAAGTGCGCACTAACGCAAACAAGTAA